Proteins from a single region of Kogia breviceps isolate mKogBre1 chromosome 5, mKogBre1 haplotype 1, whole genome shotgun sequence:
- the ARL14 gene encoding ADP-ribosylation factor-like protein 14 — protein sequence MGLLNSKSPKAKQARILLLGLDAAGKTTLLYKLKLAKDIVTIPTVGFNVEMIELEKGVPLTVWDVGGQEKMRTVWSLYCENTDGLVYVVDSTDTQRLEDSRRELEQILKNEHIKNVPVILLANKQDVPGALSAEDITRMFKVKQLCSDRNWYVQPCCAVTGDGLMEGFRKLTGFVKSHMKSRGDILAFFKQN from the coding sequence atgGGTCTATTGAATTCTAAAAGCCCCAAAGCCAAGCAAGCCcgaattcttcttctgggacttgaTGCTGCTGGGAAGACTACTCTCCTTTACAAATTAAAGCTTGCTAAGGATATTGTGACCATCCCAACAGTAGGTTTCAACGTGGAGATGATTGAGTTGGAAAAGGGTGTTCCACTTACGGTCTGGGATGTTGGAGGACAGGAAAAAATGAGAACTGTGTGGAGCCTCTACTGTGAGAACACCGATGGGCTGGTATATGTTGTGGACAGTACAGATACACAGCGACTGGAAGACTCCAGGCGAGAGTTGGAGCAGATTTTGAAGAATGAGCACATTAAAAATGTGCCTGTTATCCTGTTAGCCAACAAACAAGACGTGCCTGGTGCTCTGAGTGCCGAGGATATCACCAGAATGTTCAAAGTGAAGCAACTCTGCAGTGACCGGAACTGGTACGTGCAGCCCTGCTGTGCTGTCACCGGGGACGGGCTGATGGAGGGGTTCCGGAAGTTAACTGGATTTGTGAAAAGCCACATGAAATCAAGAGGAGACATATTAGCATTCTTCAAGCAGAACTGA